CAGCGCCCGTGCTCGGCTCCATTGTTACGACTTCCAAACTAGCATCCCAGCGGCTGCAAGAAAACAGATACACCAGGCAACACAAAGACAACGGAGTTTCGTCAAATGCCACTACGCGCCCTCGCCGCTGTAGCACCGAGGAAATGTTTGTAATCCACTTGGCTCGTATACCACCCTCTGCGCTGCCGTTATTTTTCGGGCGTCGTCGTCGCAGAGGGCCAATATCTAGGAGAAAGAACTCCGATGCTGCATTTACTGCCCATAGTTGTGTTGGGTGCTCCCCCCGAAATCGCAGCAACGTAAACTCCAGCCTGCTTCCGTCTGCTTCGTCATTGTTACTTTCCCTACTGTCCGTTGAGAGCAACCGTTTTGGTAGAAAGGAACTCCACCAAGAACCTCCAGATGACGACGTTGACGTCCGGACAGACACATTACAAGAGGTACGTTCAAAGCTAATCACGAAGCGCTCACCATCAATTTTAATTGCAACAAATATCGCGCCCGACAACGTACCCACAGCCGTCAGCGTTGCCTGCTGCTCCCTCCTGCAAGCGAAAGCCGAAACCTTAACGGGTTCATTTTCAGTGCTTACCTGAAACTCGACAGAGTGGTCAAGACTCGACACAACACCGTAATCTGTGCAAAAGGCAATTGATTCGTCGTTCGGCCCAAGTTCCGTAACAAACAGTGGAAGACCTTCACTCTCcgtaaaaaaaggaatatggGCGACACGAGGGGCAGTGCGGTGCCAAAAAGGTTTTCGCATATCCCACACACGTAATAGCCGCGTGTTCTCATCAACCATCCAACAACTGTTAGTACCGATGCCGGACAGAAAGATGGAGGGCCGAACAgacacaccaccaacacgTATATCGGCTTCAGCAATTGTGACAGGTCGCACCTGACCGACGGGGAAAGGACTAACAGCAGTAACAGATGGAGTTGTGAGCTGACTGACATCACACCCCAGCTCAGTGCTTCCAAGAGGAGAGCGCTCCGTACGAGCAGCCTTAgcaggaggaaggaaagcgaACATTAAATTACCCAAATGGAAGGTAACCACAATTTCTCCCGCTTCAAAGCCGtttcctttatatatatatcttcagCTTTAAAACCCACTGAGCACACCTCACTCTCAGTACACTCTGTTCCCTGAAGCTGTTGCCTCTTCGTGTCCCTCTGTTCTAAACAAATGACTACGATTTCGTCCACAAGCCCGTGTGCTCCCCTGCGTACGAACTGCTCCACCAAACCTTAACTTTGTGATTCCCcacgaaaagcaaaagcaaaagtggtacgaaaaaaaagaagaaaaagaaggaatacatatatgtagTAGTTTAGGAGAGGAAATTATTGTGACATAGTGTGTGTttaagggggggggggggtcgcCGCGACGGGGGCGTGCACGAACGCTGCAGTGGTTAAAACGGGGAAACTTCGAACAGTGAGCGCTCGAATTGAAGATCTAACACACACTAAACGATTGGTGGTAAAAATATCCCATATCATTCCACCTTTTGGTGGTGACATTTTCAGCCGCAGCCGGTGTGCTACTTTGTGAACCCTCACCtatgcgtatgtgtgttCTATCAGCCCGCAATACGTCTATCTCTCCTCTGCAGGATCTCGCCCCATTTCCTGCAGCATACGCTGTAAAGGTGCCAACCACTTTTCATCCATATGACGGTGCAGTAGCATATCCTGCAGTTTGGGTGGATCACTTACAGGGTCGAATGTTGGCACGTTATCCCACTCCAATGGGCAGCACAACGAACCCGTAGCAGGGTGTACACAAAAGGGTAGCTTCAACAAGTGGTCACGGCGCGTACTCACGTGCTCATCCAACCGGGGGTACATGAGTAGAATTTGGGCAGCAGCGATCACATTCGTCGCCGCGTCTCCAAGTGTCCGCAGAACATATGTCCAGTCGAGGATATTCCCCTCCTCAAATGGTACGTTCCGCAAAAAACGCTGTTCGACATCGCGGCGTGTGCCCATTTTTAGTGCCGAAACAATCGCCTTATAGACAATTCGAGCACCCTTCGGGTGAGTAACGCGGTTTGGATTTTCCGGAGTAGAGTTGAGAAACAGCGATGTGAAGGCTGGATCAAGTACTGTGGCCTGCACATGTTGGATGGTGGGATGAATAGGTTTGCCGTTTACAAAGTCTGCCACGACTGCATGCTGTGATGCTTTGGGCACAACAACGGTAAGGTAAGATACAAGAGCTGACCGCTCGTCATCGTGCATTTTGCACGCACGCTTATCACACACCCAAAGATGAATTCCACGGCGACCAGAGAACACAGGAAACAGATACCGGAACCCAAAATCATCCTCCAGCACCTTCCGCAACACAGCTGCGGCACACGACATCCACGTCCAGCACCACCGGCATATAGATTTTCCAGTACAACAAGAACGAGAATTGTCGTAGTCGCTCATATCGATATCAAACACGAGCTCACGCTCCACCGGAACAATTGTCCCCACTTTCTGCTTTTGGTTTGGACGAATGTTGTAGACGGCCCCGACGTCAATTTTCTCCGGAAACGAACGGATGAGCTCACGACGAAGTTCCGTTACACTACTGTAACTCCTAAAGCGTGTGAAAATATCTCCCAGTAAAGTGAAACAGAATTCGCGGCGCGCCAAATATCCATCTGCACTACTAGTACTTCCCCGGCCCCCTTCAGTAACATCCTCCCCCGTTGATGGCAACACCTTAGGATCGTTACCGTTTGCAACGCTACCTGGTGGGGAAGAGATGATCTTGTCCGCATGTTGAAGGTTATATGACAACCACTGCACCACAAGGTCTACGGGATATACGAATTCGTAGAATTCTCGTAGCGATGTTTCGTCTATCATAGCAGAACTTAATATCTTCCCAATTAAGTCTTTAAACAAGCGAggagaacagaaaaaataccggtgagaaaaaaggggaaagtgactttattttttgtttttcactcCAAAATCCGTGCGTCACCGACCTACAATGGAACGTTCCACGAGCAAAGAGGAAAGTACGGCTgacacaatttttttaaagggtgCAAGCAAAAACAAGGCACCGTCCGAAACAGGAGGTAAGGGGAAAGTACCGCACCGCTACGAAGAAACACGTTAAATGGAAACTTCGTGAACACGCAAATAATAGCACAAGTGATTCGGATAAAGGTACATAGGAATACAGGTTATACATTCGGGTTGTGTGGTACGtagggaaacacaaaaaaagatctAAAAAGATAATGGGGATACTTGAGCATGCCAACACACCGCTCCCTCGTGCgcaccccccccctccctaaTCCCGTTTTCTTTAGTCTTGTTCCACAGGGACACTTCATCCCCTCACCCCTTCGGTGGCGAACAAACGTTAGTGTGACACATCGCGTATCACTTGACACGACTGCAACCCTCGTGTGATTTCTGCCGCATGTTGCTCGCATCATTCAGAACATCGTTTACCAATGTTTTACGATATTTGCTCCATTTCCGTTGTCTCTCGTAGTGGATCTCAATGTCTTCACGGGATGGATATCCATTGGCAAACTCCTTCAACTGGGCATACTCACGCGCACCAAAGAGTTCCCTGCAACGATCGTAAGGTAACATGTAAAAAACACATGGGCATCTTGTGTACACACTCGCCTGTCGCCCCATTGTAGGCTGTGGAAACATAGAAAATTTATTGGTTGGTTCTAAACCGAGGGCGAATGATGTAGGATCTCCTTCGATCCCccttggtgatggtgatccaCTGGAAAGAGGTTGCAACACTTTCTGCAACGGCAACTCCCCATCTAAGGGTGCATAATCGGTCGGCGCATCCTTTGCAGCAGCAAGTGTGTTTCGCCAGTAGGCCTCAGACCGGATTTTCTCTACGTCAGGTTTCCTATCAACCTCATGACTAAGTAACCCCAATTCCCCA
This portion of the Trypanosoma brucei brucei TREU927 chromosome 7, complete sequence genome encodes:
- a CDS encoding DNA primase small subunit, putative; translated protein: MIDETSLREFYEFVYPVDLVVQWLSYNLQHADKIISSPPGSVANGNDPKVLPSTGEDVTEGGRGSTSSADGYLARREFCFTLLGDIFTRFRSYSSVTELRRELIRSFPEKIDVGAVYNIRPNQKQKVGTIVPVERELVFDIDMSDYDNSRSCCTGKSICRWCWTWMSCAAAVLRKVLEDDFGFRYLFPVFSGRRGIHLWVCDKRACKMHDDERSALVSYLTVVVPKASQHAVVADFVNGKPIHPTIQHVQATVLDPAFTSLFLNSTPENPNRVTHPKGARIVYKAIVSALKMGTRRDVEQRFLRNVPFEEGNILDWTYVLRTLGDAATNVIAAAQILLMYPRLDEHVSTRRDHLLKLPFCVHPATGSLCCPLEWDNVPTFDPVSDPPKLQDMLLHRHMDEKWLAPLQRMLQEMGRDPAEER